In Paenibacillus phoenicis, one genomic interval encodes:
- a CDS encoding ABC transporter ATP-binding protein → MVTETGKTPTPSATGERPVIELVQLTKKYGEATAVDHLNLSIARGEIFGLLGPNGAGKTTTILMMLGLAEPTSGQARICGFDPTREALKVKRKVGYLPDDVGFYEDRTALDNLVYTARLNGVSEQEALQRAKALLEKTGLADNAGKKVGAFSRGMRQRLGLADVLIKNPEVIILDEPTLGIDPEGVRELLALISSLSRDEKLTVLLSSHHLHQVQQICDRVGLFVQGRLIACGDIRTLSKQLDADGNVYVEVGAKGWTEELARNISSIQGVRDIRYPQQGDDEIERGVTATVVCERDLTAQIAEAVIQKDAELVYIRRKEYGLDDIYHRYFEKRGES, encoded by the coding sequence ATGGTTACGGAAACCGGCAAGACACCTACCCCATCGGCTACTGGCGAACGTCCGGTCATTGAACTCGTGCAGCTGACGAAGAAATACGGAGAAGCCACCGCCGTTGATCATCTGAACTTAAGCATCGCCCGCGGGGAAATCTTTGGTTTGCTTGGCCCCAACGGTGCAGGGAAAACCACAACGATCCTGATGATGCTCGGGTTGGCCGAGCCAACCTCGGGACAGGCGCGGATTTGCGGCTTTGACCCGACGCGCGAGGCGCTGAAGGTGAAGCGGAAGGTGGGTTATCTGCCCGATGATGTCGGGTTCTATGAGGATCGGACGGCGCTGGATAATCTTGTGTATACAGCAAGACTGAACGGCGTATCGGAGCAAGAAGCTTTGCAACGCGCCAAAGCCCTGCTGGAGAAAACCGGACTTGCAGACAACGCCGGCAAGAAGGTCGGAGCGTTCTCCCGCGGGATGCGGCAGCGGTTAGGTCTGGCGGACGTGCTCATCAAAAATCCGGAGGTCATCATCCTCGACGAGCCGACGCTCGGGATCGACCCCGAAGGGGTGCGCGAGCTGCTTGCCCTCATCTCTTCGCTCAGCCGCGACGAGAAGCTGACGGTGCTGCTGTCCTCGCACCATCTGCATCAAGTGCAGCAAATATGCGACCGGGTTGGTCTATTCGTCCAAGGCCGGTTGATTGCCTGCGGCGACATCCGCACCCTGTCCAAACAGCTGGATGCGGACGGCAACGTCTATGTAGAGGTTGGCGCCAAAGGCTGGACGGAGGAGCTAGCCCGTAACATTTCCAGCATCCAGGGCGTCCGTGACATCCGTTACCCGCAGCAAGGGGACGACGAGATCGAGCGGGGCGTTACCGCAACGGTGGTTTGTGAACGGGACCTTACCGCACAAATCGCCGAAGCCGTGATTCAGAAGGATGCGGAGCTTGTGTACATCCGCCGCAAGGAATACGGACTTGACGATATCTACCATCGCTATTTTGAAAAAAGGGGTGAGTCATGA